A stretch of the Microtus ochrogaster isolate Prairie Vole_2 linkage group LG2, MicOch1.0, whole genome shotgun sequence genome encodes the following:
- the Tet1 gene encoding methylcytosine dioxygenase TET1: MSRSRHAKPSKAVRTGLQKKKTTLKQGVKHGESGKLNPGKLNQVTQRDGKKEPEDKSPTPPRSLLTRAGAARMNQDKTQVEGPESLAASGFTMALRRSSLIRRLSQSPVVTPRPKKVSPAKSVSKQQCPHDTQDDETQDDVVAEHSENDCIPSQDPTASPDPENLIGEESLCLVEGEIQELTQSWPETIEGSQSCPATDIPSGPLEGTHCEGLLALQTSDVSTSPQECASLSQRSTPEVTSQKNTSNQFEDLGSQGNSLKLSDPPLNPVGNESNCFPTSSFKILPELDLKNCMSLDGSVYPTALIRFLLAGSQPDTLDMLGAKPQEGTFKTNPDQGGCYPYQFLDGISALGQAFSALPPQWVFPGANLVPGEALGKVSGLPEDLGAITMLTQQGTMNLNMAAPPDLPVFLPNPIVPLATYSNPPGPEPHSFASCGLEVQGAIPLTLDSGHVPANSEISSIPPAIAATSVQDEKQFCANPSPANRQGFTIDPESGLQHAPLDLTQGPQVTSSKVEVGISQVNTASSADGEATGMSMPVSQASTSSSQKSSLPTVERKKRKPCGVCEPCQQKTNCGECTYCMNRRNSHQICKKRKCEVLKKKPDATSLVQVTKENKRPQREKKPKVLKRDNNNKAVNGPRSESMEDSQCGHGEEQRLDLNSQPLENVGKNAESMTGIEVENWTPNKKSSPESQVKGDLDTNVTEVGKPQPSEDDKQQSQPSPMFPQAIRNGMKNVYCLPTDTNLPINKLDLEEISKVLGNGSSKLLPGPSNGKDAMNSVSSDRSCDHLKGSSDTLFFQKPGLNCQSAAASTIPKDHPKTHSSGCQPQSPEKIPSKDPKDDSPVQPSLLSLMKDRRLTLEQVVAIEALTQLSEAPSENSSPSKPEKGEETDQRTASLLDNCKAILNSVRKDLQDTNIKCLQHQNTEFKLPDSSATNQTFEDSDSLTAGDKPPLDSSKNSYPLPVESHNSEDCSQALNGDQKLNSQHEPPCQDVPYSQIEEDVAAQLTQLASTINYNHINPDVKNAGSTPGSLAAKNTQQKPSQEKGMAQEKPASSIQNKPSVPPAKPKNKTQKKAKQTPKTDKRKKEPPVPSSQENDQKQEQLATQYSKMHDIWISSKFQRFGQSGPHSVPNMFGNPAIFSQKLKPIAQNNIPLQPYMTFLPLRQIKFTRQSELAKENVKVEPPDVLPTCQIKTESSGQAIAEPVDNSQVQPSVNSSEKAHPLPQPSPQSNQCANMMPGAAQTQLQLGAQENLVHPIPPTLPGTSPESPLPDPASILRKGNVSGSNGMAGVNAKPEAQAPSHGPRSDFTTHSVQMEFFEHIKKYLRDPAKFLQPEVNETEEPTCDCNDGGTQKDKGPYYTHLGAGPSVAAVRELMETRYGHKGKAVRIEKVEYTGKEGKSSQGCPVAKCILRRSGSEEKILCLARVRPGHFCATTVMVVVIMIWEAIPRPMADYLYEELTINLRSYSGHPTDRRCTLNENRTCTCQGLNPKTCGASFSFGCSWSMFLNGCKFGRSPNPRKFRLAPNYPLNSYYRRITGSRRFSRRRRMRPVKPRQMFPEHRAQEKKLEELFQKLADDLAPIYKQMAPVAYQNQVKYEDVAGDCRLGTKKGRPFSGVTCCLDFCAHSHRDIHNMINGSTVVCTLLRKDVRDKNNPEDEQLHVLPLHRLADTDEFGSREGMEEKIRSGAIEIVQPSRKKQLRFNEPIPRCGKRRTTMVEQNKKPAPTALKRKRSSSSSDNTKSFSSASSTHHPVNEEAGTCTYNNTASGGFPETGSGVPCTLPSGANVAAGAGTEQPGEAAALPQPSLPVADTPLSSPSEQLPFLSCAHELDSCQVEDGQHSEAEEPLSDGVLSDDQSSKDDEPEIQEYWSDNELIFLNPSYGGVAIAPIHGSVMIECARRELHATTPVENANRNDPLRMSLVFYQHKGLILPSHGFYFNRIKFESKIFKKKAAERKGPDKSSFVANLLCNIPSRIAPTLTRDNVVTVSPYALTHVAGPYNHWI; this comes from the exons CAGAGAACCTAATTGGTGAAGAGAGCTTGTGTTTAGTTGAAGGTGAGATTCAAGAGCTAACCCAGTCTTGGCCTGAAACAATAGAAGGTTCCCAAAGCTGTCCTGCAACAGATATTCCTTCTGGACCACTGGAAGGGACACACTGTGAAGGACTACTCGCTCTTCAGACATCAGATGTCAGCACATCCCCTCAGGAGTGTGCGTCTTTGTCCCAAAGATCAACACCCGAAGTCACCTCTCAGAAAAACACTAGCAATCAGTTTGAAGACTTGGGGTCACAAGGAAACTCTCTTAAGCTATCAGATCCTCCCCTGAATCCCGTGGGAAATGAATCTAATTGCTTTCCCACCTCCAGTTTTAAGATTCTACCTGAACTGGACCTTAAAAACTGCATGTCTCTTGATGGGTCTGTGTATCCCACAGCTCTGATAAGATTCCTCTTGGCAGGCTCACAGCCAGATACACTTG ATATGCTTGGTGCTAAACCCCAAGAAGGAACCTTCAAAACTAACCCAGATCAAGGTGGTTGCTATCCATATCAATTTCTGGATGGCATTTCTGCCCTAGGACAGGCTTTCAGTGCTCTCCCACCTCAGTGGGTATTTCCTGGTGCTAACTTAGTTCCTGGTGAGGCCCTGGGCAAGGTTTCAGGCCTACCAGAGGATCTTGGTGCTATAACTATGCTAACCCAACAAGGAACTATGAATTTGAATATGGCTGCTCCcccagatctgcctgtcttccttcccaaCCCTATAGTCCCATTGGCTACCTACAGTAATCCTCCCGGGCCTGAGCCCCACAGCTTTGCCTCCTGTGGGCTTGAGGTCCAAGGTGCTATCCCTTTAACTTTGGACTCAGGACATGTCCCAGCAAACTCCGAGATAAGTTCAATACCTCCAGCAATAGCTGCAACCAGTGTACAAGATGAGAAGCAGTTTTGTGCAAACCCTTCTCCAGCGAACAGGCAAGGGTTTACCATTGACCCTGAGAGTGGACTCCAGCATGCTCCCCTGGATCTTACCCAGGGCCCTCAGGTTACCTCCAGCAAAGTGGAAGTGGGGATTTCTCAGGTCAACACGGCCAGCTCTGCTGATGGCGAAGCCACTGGGATGTCTATGCCAGTGTCACAGGCCAGTACCTCTTCTTCACAAAAATCTTCACTGCCAACGGTGGAGAGGAAGAAACGCAAGCCGTGCGGGGTCTGTGAGCCCTGCCAACAGAAGACCAACTGCGGTGAGTGTACCTACTGCATGAAcagaaggaacagccaccagatcTGCAAGAAGAGGAAATGCGAGGTGCTCAAAAAGAAGCCGGATGCCACTTCTTTGGTACAG gttaCAAAAGAGAACAAGAGGCCCCAGAGGGAAAAGAAGCCCAAAGTTTTAAAG AgagacaataacaacaaagcagTAAATGGCCCCAGATCAGAGTCCATGGAAGACAGTCAATGTGGCCATGGGGAAGAGCAGAGATTGGATTTGAATTCACAGCCCCTTGAAAATGTAGGGAAGAATGCAGAGAGCATGACAGGAATCGAGGTGGAGAATTGGACACCAAACAAGAAATCAAGCCCAGAGAGTCAAGTCAAGGGAGACCTCGATACAAATGTAACTGAGGTTGGAAAGCCCCAGCCCTCTGAAGATGACAAGCAACAGAGCCAGCCTTCCCCGATGTTTCCTCAGGCCATAAGAAACGGCATGAAAAATGTGTACTGTTTACCTACGGACACAAACCTTCCAATCAACAAATTGGATCTTGAAGAAATTAGCAAGGTGCTAGGAAATGGTTCCtctaaattgctgcctggcccctCCAACGGCAAGGATGCCATGAACTCTGTCTCTTCCGATAGGAGCTGTGATCATCTCAAGGGGTCGAGCGACACTTTGTTCTTCCAGAAGCCTGGCTTGAACTGCCAATCTGCTGCAGCCTCCACCATCCCTAAGGATCATCCTAAGacacacagctctggctgtcaaCCCCAAAGCCCCGAGAAGATACCTAGTAAAGACCCTAAAGATGACTCTCCAGTTCAGCCAAGTCTTCTATCACTAATGAAAGACAGGAGACTCACCCTGGAACAAGTGGTAGCCATTGAAGCCCTTACGCAGCTTTCAGAAGCTCCATCCGAGAATTCCTCTCCGTCAAAGCCAGAGAAGGGTGAAGAAacagatcagaggacagctagtCTGCTTGACAATTGCAAGGCTATCCTTAATTCTGTGAGAAAAGACCTCCAAGACACAAACATAAAGTGTCTTCAGCACCAGAACACAGAGTTCAAGTTGCCGGATAGTTCAGCTACTAACCAAACATTTGAAGATTCGGATTCACTTACAGCTGGAGACAAACCTCCCCTTGATAGTTCTAAGAATTCATATCCATTGCCAGTAGAAAGTCATAATTCAGAAGACTGCAGTCAGGCACTAAACGGCGACCAaaagttgaattcccagcatgagccaccatgccaggatGTGCCCTACAGTCAAATTGAAGAAGATGTTGCAGCCCAATTAACCCAGCTTGCATCTACAATTAATTACAATCACATAAACCCAGACGTCAAGAATGCCGGAAGTACACCAGGGAGCCTTGCTGCAAAGAATACACAGCAGAAACCTAGTCAGGAGAAAGGCATGGCACAAGAGAAACCAGCGTCGAGTATACAAAACAAACCTAGTGTACCACCAGCAAAGCCAAAGAACAAGAcccagaagaaagcaaaacagaccCCCAAAACAGACAAGCGTAAAAAGGAACCTCCAGTCCCTAGCTCTCAAGAAAACGATCAGAAGCAAGAGCAACTTGCAACTCAGTATAGTAAGATGCATGACATTTGGATATCATCCAAATTTCAAAGATttggccagtctggtccacacaGTGTTCCTAACATGTTTGGAAACCCTGCTATCTTTTCCCAGAAATTGAAACCAATAGCTCAGAATAACATACCCTTACAACCCTATATGACATTTCTTCCTCTCCGCCAGATAAAATTCACAAGACAATCTGAACTGGCAAAGGAGAATGTTAAAGTCGAGCCACCAGATGTTCTACCAACATGCCAAATCAAGACAGAATCCAGCGGGCAGGCAATTGCAGAGCCGGTAGATAATTCTCAGGTACAGCCCTCAGTGAATAGCAGTGAGAAAGCTCAccctctgcctcagccctccCCTCAGTCCAACCAGTGTGCTAACATGATGCCTGGTGCTGCTCAAACACAGTTACAACTAGGCGCTCAAGAGAACTTGGTGCATCCGATACCACCGACATTGCCTGGTACCTCTCCTGAGTCACCCTTGCCAGACCCAGCATCCATCCTCAGGAAAGGGAACGTGTCAGGTTCCAACGGAATGGCAGGTGTGAATGCTAAGCCAGAAGCGCAAGCACCAAGCCATGGACCACGGAGTGACTTCACCACACACAGTGTCCAGATGGAGTTTTTTGAGCACATCAAGAAATACCTTAGAGACCCTGCAAAATTCTTGCAACCCGAAGTGAATGAGACAGAAGAGCCAACCTGTGACTGTAATG ATGGAGGTACACAAAAAGACAAAGGCCCATATTATACACACCTGGGGGCAGGACCAAGTGTTGCTGCTGTCAGGGAGCTCATGGAGACTAG GTATGGCCATAAAGGAAAGGCAGTACGAATTGAGAAGGTAGAGTACACGGGGAAAGAAGGCAAGAGCTCGCAGGGCTGCCCAGTCGCCAAGTGT ATACTTAGAAGATCCGGTTCTGAAGAGAAGATACTTTGTTTGGCCCGGGTGCGACCCGGTCACTTCTGCGCGACGACTGTGATGGTCGTGGTTATCATGATCTGGGAAGCCATCCCTCGCCCGATGGCCGACTATCTGTATGAGGAGCTCACAATAAACTTGAGGTCCTACAGCGGGCATCCCACTGACCGCAGATGCACCCTCAACGAAAA TCGTACCTGCACCTGCCAAGGCCTCAATCCAAAGACATGTGGcgcctctttctcctttggctgtTCATGGAGCATGTTTTTGAATGGCTGTAAGTTTGGGAGAAGCCCAAACCCCAGGAAGTTCAGACTTGCTCCAAACTATCCATTAAAC AGCTACTATAGGAGAATTACTGGATCACGACGTTTTAGCAGAAGAAGACGCATGAGACCCGTAAAACCCAGACAGATGTTTCCAGAACACAGGGCTCAG GAAAAGAAACTTGAAGAGCTTTTTCAGAAATTGGCTGACGATTTAGCTCCCATTTATAAGCAGATGGCTCCAGTGGCTTATCAGAATCAG gtgaaatATGAAGACGTCGCCGGAGACTGTCGACTTGGCACTAAGAAAGGCCGTCCTTTCTCTGGTGTCACCTGTTGCTTGGATTTCTGTGCCCATTCTCACAGGGACATTCACAACATGATTAATGGAAGCACTGTG GTTTGTACTTTGCTTCGTAAAGATGTCCGCGACAAGAATAATCCCGAGGACGAACAGCTCCACGTCCTTCCATTACACCGACTTGCCGACACCGATGAATTTGGCTCCCGAGAGGGAATGGAAGAAAAGATCCGCTCTGGGGCCATTGAGATCGTTCAGCCATCCAGGAAGAAGCAACTACGTTTCAATGAGCCTATTCCTCGGTGTGGGAAGAGGAGGACCACTATGGTGGAGCAGAACAAGAAACCAGCTCCCACTGcactgaaaaggaagaggagCTCCTCCA gttCAGACAACACTAAAAGCTTCTCATCAGCCTCATCTACTCATCACCCGGTGAATGAAGAAGCAGGTACCTGTACGTACAATAACACAGCCTCAGGCGGGTTTCCAGAAACAGGTAGCGGTGTCCCCTGTACACTGCCCTCTGGTGCTAATGTCGCTgctggtgctggaactgaacagCCTGGTGAAGCAGCTGCTCTTCCTCAGCCCTCTCTCCCCGTAGCAGACACCCCTCTCTCTAGCCCATCCGAGCAGCTACCATTCCTCAGCTGTGCTCATGAACTGGATTCCTGTCAGGTGGAAGACGGGCAGCACTCTGAAGCAGAGGAGCCTCTCTCAGATGGTGTCCTCTCAGATGACCAGTCCTCCAAGGACGACGAACCTGAGATTCAGGAGTATTGGTCAGACAATGAGTTGATCTTCCTTAACCCTAGCTATGGCGGAGTGGCCATAGCACCCATTCATGGTTCAGTGATGATCGAATGTGCCCGGAGAGAGCTTCATGCCACCACCCCTGTGGAAAATGCCAACCGAAATGACCCCCTACGGATGTCCCTGGTATTCTACCAGCACAAAGGCCTGATTCTCCCCAGTCATGGTTTCTATTTCAACAGGATTAAGTTTGAgtctaaaatttttaagaaaaaggctGCAGAACGGAAGGGTCCTGATAAATCATCATTTGTAGCCAATTTACTGTGCAATATTCCTTCTCGTATTGCACCAACCTTAACCCGTGACAATGTTGTCACTGTGTCCCCTTACGCTCTCACTCATGTTGCAGGACCCTACAACCATTGGATTTGA